In Candidatus Epulonipiscium viviparus, one DNA window encodes the following:
- a CDS encoding carbohydrate ABC transporter permease — MKQLAVKIIKTAILGLGGILMLMPVVWMVSTAFKFEADVFAFPIQWIPERATLNNFTKVFEQFPYWNWYLNTFRNTLLIVTFGLLFASMSGFAFAKINFKGKNIIFLIYISGMMIPGELRLIPQFFMYRNLGIMNTMWAVILPWIFFVGFSIFFMRQAFMAIPDELIEAAKIDGCSLFGIYSKICVPLVKSSFIALGILTFTWGWNDYTGPMIYISDINKQVLSVGIASFKAQYSANYALQMAGATLALVPIILVYLIAQKYLIEGVASSGIKG; from the coding sequence ATGAAGCAACTAGCGGTAAAAATTATTAAAACAGCAATACTTGGATTAGGCGGCATACTAATGCTGATGCCCGTTGTATGGATGGTATCTACAGCATTTAAGTTTGAAGCAGACGTATTTGCGTTTCCAATTCAATGGATTCCAGAAAGAGCAACACTCAATAATTTTACTAAAGTATTTGAACAATTTCCGTATTGGAACTGGTACCTAAACACATTTAGAAATACACTATTGATTGTAACATTTGGATTATTGTTTGCATCTATGTCGGGATTTGCATTTGCCAAAATAAACTTTAAAGGAAAAAACATAATATTTTTGATCTATATATCTGGAATGATGATACCTGGAGAACTTCGATTGATACCACAATTTTTCATGTACCGAAACCTTGGAATAATGAATACAATGTGGGCAGTTATATTGCCCTGGATATTTTTTGTAGGATTTTCGATATTTTTTATGAGGCAAGCATTTATGGCCATTCCAGATGAATTGATAGAGGCGGCCAAAATTGATGGGTGCTCTCTTTTTGGAATATATAGCAAAATCTGTGTTCCTCTTGTTAAATCTTCGTTTATAGCTCTTGGAATTCTCACATTTACTTGGGGATGGAATGATTATACTGGTCCTATGATCTATATATCCGATATCAATAAACAAGTTTTGAGCGTGGGCATAGCATCGTTTAAAGCTCAATACAGTGCAAACTATGCTCTACAAATGGCCGGAGCCACATTAGCATTGGTTCCAATTATACTAGTGTATTTGATAGCCCAAAAGTACCTAATCGAGGGTGTCGCATCTTCTGGAATTAAAGGGTAA
- a CDS encoding alpha/beta hydrolase, whose protein sequence is MKKSLTFLMLTTMALGISNIYAVEQDTAKFVRLDNESWHFKEYRTYNHMFGLLPYTKDGIATEDIELAVVPSSAVFKTWETLNMPTNDDHAGFEPLTKNDGTPLFKQWSETWVATEFKLPENFTNNEDVTLILGVIDDADVVYINGQPVASSGFINHNKEAIINTSSTGGFNYNPQNSEDSIVFEKSYWEINREYSIPADILNEGGTNEIAIRVFNNNGDGGFYVGDGYAICSDDIAVRKIKGLPTINGYSEEFEEIINAQKKAIEDYNFTAYARTVMPNYMQNFENKSDYLLDFKNNYSEGLSVIDADQSFWLDDNGVYSYEANRKIIDASNQVVLDADITQYFSVIDDVFYEQGNMSHCYTTTYDSALFKDKNGKSIKLSYNIYLPPSYYENTSKQYPVVYLLHGINSSSKSFVTVDKIESFLNEQIQNGNIMEMIVVMPDSGLSSWYADTEYNPTNLNGTGPWASHITSEIRSEIENNYRTINEAEFRGLTGISMGGHGAMTLGLSNPDLYSSIASHMGALSDSTLSLLKSLNAEQMKAYDFYLDCGLQDTAVDYQNTVKTHEYLLSIEKDHEYSLRNGGHNSAFYMIGMVNSFKMHSDHFRKNMETCD, encoded by the coding sequence ATGAAAAAGTCACTAACATTTTTGATGCTAACAACTATGGCATTAGGTATTTCGAATATTTATGCAGTAGAGCAAGATACAGCAAAATTTGTAAGATTGGACAACGAATCATGGCATTTCAAAGAATATCGTACATATAATCACATGTTCGGATTGCTTCCTTATACAAAAGATGGAATTGCAACAGAGGATATAGAGCTTGCAGTAGTTCCATCTAGTGCAGTTTTTAAAACTTGGGAGACTTTAAATATGCCTACTAATGATGATCATGCAGGATTTGAACCTCTAACCAAAAACGATGGAACTCCTTTGTTTAAACAATGGTCAGAAACTTGGGTTGCCACAGAATTTAAATTGCCAGAAAATTTTACCAATAATGAAGATGTAACTTTGATATTGGGCGTGATTGATGATGCGGATGTAGTATATATTAATGGGCAACCAGTCGCATCTAGTGGATTTATCAATCATAACAAAGAAGCTATAATCAATACTAGCTCTACAGGGGGCTTTAACTATAATCCCCAAAATAGCGAAGACTCAATTGTGTTCGAAAAGTCTTATTGGGAAATTAATAGAGAGTATTCTATACCAGCAGATATTTTGAACGAAGGCGGTACCAATGAAATTGCAATAAGAGTTTTTAATAATAATGGAGATGGTGGATTTTATGTTGGAGATGGATATGCGATTTGTAGCGATGATATCGCTGTAAGAAAGATAAAAGGCTTGCCAACAATTAATGGATATAGCGAGGAATTTGAAGAAATAATAAATGCGCAGAAAAAGGCAATTGAAGACTATAACTTTACTGCATATGCCAGAACGGTTATGCCAAATTATATGCAAAATTTTGAGAATAAGTCGGATTATTTGCTAGATTTCAAAAACAACTATAGCGAAGGATTAAGTGTCATAGATGCGGATCAAAGTTTTTGGCTAGATGATAATGGTGTATATAGTTATGAAGCGAATCGAAAAATTATAGATGCGTCAAATCAGGTTGTTTTGGATGCTGATATTACTCAATATTTTAGTGTTATTGATGATGTGTTCTATGAGCAAGGAAACATGAGCCACTGCTATACTACAACGTATGATTCGGCTTTATTTAAAGATAAAAATGGCAAATCTATCAAATTAAGCTATAATATTTATTTGCCACCATCGTATTATGAAAATACTAGTAAACAATATCCGGTAGTTTATTTGCTGCACGGAATAAATTCGAGTAGCAAATCATTTGTGACCGTGGATAAAATTGAAAGCTTTTTAAATGAGCAAATACAAAATGGAAATATTATGGAAATGATTGTTGTGATGCCAGATTCTGGGCTATCAAGTTGGTATGCTGATACAGAATACAACCCCACCAATCTTAATGGCACAGGCCCATGGGCATCTCATATTACCAGCGAAATAAGATCAGAAATTGAAAATAACTATCGCACTATAAATGAAGCTGAGTTTCGTGGCTTAACTGGAATATCTATGGGTGGTCATGGCGCTATGACTCTTGGTCTATCAAATCCGGATTTGTATTCTTCTATTGCAAGTCATATGGGAGCCTTAAGCGATTCCACACTATCTTTATTAAAATCTTTAAATGCGGAGCAAATGAAAGCGTATGATTTTTATCTGGACTGCGGGCTTCAAGACACTGCCGTTGATTATCAAAATACTGTAAAAACGCATGAATATTTATTGAGTATTGAGAAAGATCATGAATATAGCTTGAGAAATGGTGGACATAACAGTGCCTTTTATATGATAGGTATGGTAAATTCATTTAAGATGCACAGTGACCATTTTAGGAAGAATATGGAAACTTGTGATTAA
- a CDS encoding ABC transporter substrate-binding protein, with protein sequence MKKFRSLIFTTLAATIVLAGCSTDDSSSTVEVPSDGYTGKLVISIHNQLNNPAIVEGINALAVTDKWKNVEMEIIPQDVEYPTTMPIKIMGGTSIDVIYNFNPIEFEKNASNGILTNLDQHAKELGVDLEARYGSNLASSTYQDSVYGIPGGYTAWGLFYNKSIFDAANIPYPDIDTPMTWSEYRELAAKLTSGQGANKTYGTLHLDWPMYWYGEAIMELGGGQHFYNEEGLSNIEHPAFRNALEQAYKMQNVDKSTPTQSDLIARKIEPDGFFAGQYAMYPHGTWFFNWLADEESYPRDYEIGFAPLPIPDGTTQHQNWGVCASFAVPVTSSNSLMATDFCIDLVEYATRYSPIEAYADLSVAPEKLYATIHEDIPDEGMTAENVQKVFFHPEQINLAEKVTGPNAAKYETVIDEEVEMYLAGAQDIDATIANIKKRGDKVIQD encoded by the coding sequence ATGAAAAAATTTAGAAGTTTAATTTTTACTACGTTGGCGGCGACCATTGTATTAGCCGGATGTTCAACAGATGATAGCTCATCAACTGTAGAAGTTCCTTCAGATGGATATACTGGAAAGCTCGTTATTTCGATTCATAATCAGCTAAATAACCCAGCTATTGTAGAGGGCATAAACGCTCTCGCTGTCACAGACAAATGGAAAAATGTAGAAATGGAAATTATTCCTCAAGATGTGGAGTATCCTACTACTATGCCTATCAAAATAATGGGCGGAACCAGCATCGATGTCATATATAACTTTAATCCTATAGAATTTGAAAAAAATGCTTCTAATGGAATCCTTACCAATTTGGATCAGCACGCAAAAGAATTAGGTGTCGATCTAGAGGCTCGATACGGCAGTAACTTAGCCTCCTCAACATATCAAGACAGTGTTTATGGAATTCCCGGCGGATATACAGCTTGGGGATTGTTCTACAACAAATCTATCTTCGATGCTGCCAACATTCCATATCCTGATATCGATACTCCTATGACCTGGTCAGAATATCGCGAGCTTGCAGCAAAACTCACTTCAGGCCAAGGTGCAAACAAAACTTATGGAACATTGCATTTAGACTGGCCCATGTATTGGTATGGCGAAGCTATTATGGAACTTGGTGGTGGGCAACATTTTTATAATGAAGAAGGGCTGTCAAATATCGAGCATCCTGCATTTAGAAATGCACTAGAGCAAGCATATAAAATGCAAAATGTAGATAAATCAACTCCTACACAATCGGATCTCATCGCCAGAAAGATTGAACCAGATGGATTTTTTGCAGGCCAATATGCAATGTATCCTCATGGCACTTGGTTTTTTAATTGGTTAGCAGACGAAGAATCGTATCCTCGAGATTATGAAATAGGATTTGCACCGCTGCCAATTCCAGATGGAACAACGCAGCATCAAAATTGGGGGGTGTGCGCATCGTTTGCAGTGCCTGTTACATCTAGTAATTCTTTAATGGCAACAGATTTTTGTATAGATTTAGTTGAATATGCTACTCGATATTCGCCAATCGAAGCATATGCGGATTTGAGTGTAGCGCCCGAGAAGCTTTATGCTACTATTCACGAAGATATCCCCGACGAAGGAATGACCGCCGAAAACGTTCAGAAAGTATTTTTTCATCCAGAGCAAATTAATTTAGCCGAAAAAGTTACTGGCCCAAATGCTGCTAAATATGAGACAGTTATCGACGAAGAAGTTGAAATGTATTTGGCTGGCGCACAAGATATAGATGCAACCATCGCCAATATTAAAAAGCGTGGCGACAAGGTAATTCAAGATTAA
- a CDS encoding carbohydrate ABC transporter permease, whose amino-acid sequence MKKIFRQETIIGYLFILPTLLGFIVFMGYPLIYSIFLSFWDWNMMQGVSGSEFVGLNNYIEVFQDSYFIAGLSNNLKMLFVAVPILLTLALTLACILNTAIFGRGIIRTIYFMPYITTVTAAAIVFAALFHDEFGPINEFLRIIGIENPPGWLASVDWSMPTVGIFWIWRMLGYCIILFLAGLQGIPKSYYEAAAIDGATGFAQFRHITFPLISPTTFFLTITMGIASFSIFAETKVMTSGGPGTSSYTLVYMIYKDAFENYEMGYASAIGIIFFSIILIITLIQWFGQKHWVNY is encoded by the coding sequence ATGAAAAAGATTTTTAGACAAGAAACTATAATAGGGTACTTGTTTATATTACCAACCTTGCTTGGATTTATAGTATTTATGGGGTATCCACTAATTTATTCTATCTTCTTAAGCTTTTGGGATTGGAATATGATGCAGGGAGTATCGGGTTCTGAATTTGTCGGATTAAATAATTATATAGAAGTGTTTCAAGACAGCTATTTTATAGCCGGTTTAAGCAATAATCTAAAAATGCTATTTGTCGCCGTACCGATACTATTAACTCTAGCACTCACATTGGCATGTATCCTCAATACTGCGATATTTGGGCGTGGTATAATTCGTACAATATACTTTATGCCTTACATAACAACTGTAACGGCCGCGGCAATAGTTTTTGCCGCATTATTTCATGATGAATTTGGTCCTATTAATGAATTTTTAAGAATAATAGGAATTGAAAATCCACCAGGATGGTTAGCAAGTGTGGACTGGTCAATGCCGACAGTTGGTATTTTTTGGATATGGCGTATGCTAGGGTATTGTATAATTTTATTTTTAGCAGGATTACAAGGGATTCCTAAATCATATTATGAGGCCGCGGCAATAGATGGCGCCACCGGATTTGCTCAGTTTAGACATATAACGTTTCCACTAATTAGTCCAACAACATTTTTCCTCACTATCACAATGGGCATTGCTTCATTTTCGATATTTGCAGAAACAAAGGTAATGACTAGTGGTGGACCGGGCACATCATCATATACATTGGTATATATGATCTACAAAGATGCCTTTGAAAATTATGAAATGGGTTATGCTTCGGCTATCGGAATAATCTTCTTCAGTATCATACTAATAATCACACTAATTCAATGGTTTGGACAAAAACATTGGGTAAATTATTAA
- a CDS encoding ABC transporter substrate-binding protein translates to MKKFGSLIFTALAATIALAGCSTDDASSTATVPADGYTGDLIISVNSLLNNPAIVEGINALAATDKWKNVNIEVIPQSVDYIVNMPIQLMGGNRLDIVYHFNPIEFEKNSSIGLLTDLEPYVDILGIDMEARFGSHLPSAIYKDTLYGIPAGYTSWGLFYNKSIFDAANIPYPDIDTPMTWSEYRELAAKLTSGQGADKIYGALHLQWPMYWYGEAIMELGGGQHFYNEEGLSNIEHPAFRNALEQAYKMQNIDKSTPTQADVIARKIEADGFLSGQYAMYPHGTWFFNWLADEVTYPRDYEIGFAPLPIPDGTTQHQNWGVCASFAVPVTAKDPLMATDFSIDLLEYATRYSPIEAYADLSVTPERLYATIHEDIPDEGMTAENVQKVFFHPEQINLTEKVTGPNAAKYETVIDEEVEMYLAGAQDIDTTIANIKKRGDKVIQD, encoded by the coding sequence ATGAAAAAATTTGGAAGTTTAATTTTTACTGCATTGGCAGCAACCATTGCATTAGCAGGATGTTCAACAGATGATGCTTCATCAACTGCAACAGTTCCTGCAGACGGATATACTGGAGACCTCATTATTTCCGTTAATAGTTTATTAAATAATCCAGCTATTGTAGAAGGCATCAATGCTCTCGCGGCCACAGACAAATGGAAAAATGTAAATATAGAAGTCATTCCTCAATCTGTTGACTATATCGTTAATATGCCTATCCAGTTGATGGGAGGAAATCGTCTTGATATTGTGTACCATTTCAACCCAATAGAGTTTGAAAAAAATTCTTCTATCGGACTTCTTACCGATTTAGAACCATATGTAGATATCCTTGGCATTGATATGGAAGCTAGATTCGGCAGTCATTTGCCATCAGCAATCTATAAAGATACCCTCTACGGCATTCCGGCTGGATACACATCTTGGGGATTGTTCTACAACAAATCTATCTTTGATGCTGCAAACATTCCATATCCCGATATCGATACCCCTATGACCTGGTCAGAATATCGCGAGCTTGCAGCAAAACTCACTTCAGGCCAAGGTGCAGATAAAATTTATGGTGCATTACATTTACAGTGGCCAATGTATTGGTATGGCGAAGCTATTATGGAACTTGGTGGTGGGCAACATTTTTATAATGAAGAAGGGCTGTCAAATATCGAGCATCCTGCATTTAGAAATGCGCTAGAGCAAGCATATAAAATGCAAAATATAGATAAATCAACTCCTACACAAGCCGATGTTATTGCCAGAAAGATTGAAGCTGATGGATTTTTATCTGGTCAGTATGCGATGTATCCTCACGGCACTTGGTTTTTTAATTGGCTAGCAGATGAAGTTACATATCCTAGAGACTATGAAATTGGATTTGCACCGCTGCCAATTCCAGATGGAACAACGCAGCATCAAAATTGGGGGGTGTGCGCATCATTTGCGGTGCCTGTTACAGCAAAAGACCCGCTTATGGCAACAGATTTTTCCATCGATTTACTTGAGTATGCTACCCGATATTCGCCAATCGAAGCATATGCAGATCTGAGTGTAACACCTGAGAGGCTTTACGCTACTATTCACGAAGATATCCCAGACGAAGGAATGACCGCCGAAAACGTTCAAAAAGTATTTTTTCATCCAGAGCAAATTAATTTAACCGAAAAAGTTACTGGCCCAAATGCTGCTAAATATGAGACAGTGATCGATGAAGAAGTTGAAATGTATTTGGCCGGTGCACAAGATATAGATACAACCATCGCCAATATTAAAAAGCGTGGCGACAAGGTAATTCAAGATTGA
- a CDS encoding extracellular solute-binding protein: protein MNIKKFLLTAMTAISISATLIGCGGDTDSAATVTDNLDLYTPLGTYPVVKEGVDISFTAFAPLLTNITTYAYDTNLFTKHFQDLTGVEIEWVECTSADKKQKFNVMMTGGDYTDVILEMQNTLSELSLYGSQGIFIPLNDLIDQYMPNLKAVLEKNPHVVDAWTATDGNIYSLPKISGSLNNQVGNKMWMNQVWLDNLGLEVPTNIDEFYNVLKAFKEQDANGNGDPNDEIPLTGSYKSWAGDITLFIGNMFQPMSNSSKFLNIDEDGQIFYAKSTDEWKEALKFMNKLHDEGLFDPMYFSQTSDQLIKLASNPAAAVVGTTVGGSVTVFANTTNHERWGQYTWVPPIEGPTGLISTAHTPDFGKAVLSITNRCENPIAVARMFDYMYDAEGKGTFANEYGLEGTGRYRLAEEGTKNYVGGPAEVINLSADAAKDVSWGGLGPGYHDEDWLLMFGVSDKPSEEVGYLLYRAGQDYIDHAQDIDTMIPPLAFDLDDSRILVDVETNLGMYLDQATADFITGKVDIDEGWDDYLEQLNNIGINQYISVHQEALDLKLSK from the coding sequence ATGAATATAAAGAAATTTTTACTAACAGCAATGACGGCAATTTCAATCTCCGCAACTTTGATAGGATGTGGTGGCGATACAGACTCGGCGGCTACCGTAACTGATAATTTAGATTTGTATACACCACTTGGCACCTACCCTGTTGTCAAAGAGGGAGTTGATATCTCATTTACAGCATTTGCACCTTTGCTAACTAATATAACTACATATGCCTATGACACAAATTTATTTACAAAGCATTTCCAAGATTTGACAGGTGTTGAGATCGAATGGGTTGAATGTACTTCTGCAGATAAAAAGCAAAAATTTAATGTAATGATGACCGGAGGAGACTATACAGACGTAATTTTAGAAATGCAAAATACCCTTTCTGAGTTATCTCTGTATGGATCTCAAGGAATCTTTATTCCGCTAAACGATCTAATCGACCAGTATATGCCAAATTTGAAAGCAGTGCTCGAGAAAAATCCACACGTCGTCGACGCCTGGACTGCGACTGATGGAAACATTTACTCGCTTCCTAAAATTTCGGGCAGCCTTAACAACCAAGTCGGCAATAAAATGTGGATGAATCAGGTGTGGCTAGACAATTTGGGATTAGAAGTACCTACTAATATCGACGAATTTTATAATGTGTTGAAAGCATTTAAGGAGCAAGACGCTAATGGCAATGGCGACCCGAACGATGAAATTCCTTTGACCGGATCTTATAAATCATGGGCAGGCGATATTACACTATTTATTGGCAACATGTTTCAGCCTATGTCTAACTCGTCCAAATTTTTAAATATCGATGAAGACGGCCAAATTTTCTATGCGAAGTCGACAGATGAGTGGAAAGAAGCGCTTAAATTTATGAATAAGCTTCATGATGAGGGGTTATTTGACCCTATGTATTTCTCGCAAACGTCTGATCAGCTAATAAAGTTGGCATCAAATCCTGCAGCGGCCGTCGTGGGCACCACAGTTGGCGGGTCGGTTACAGTATTTGCCAATACCACAAACCATGAGCGATGGGGACAATACACTTGGGTGCCACCAATTGAAGGACCAACCGGGCTAATTTCTACAGCGCACACACCTGATTTTGGCAAGGCAGTTTTATCGATCACAAACAGATGCGAAAACCCAATAGCTGTTGCGCGCATGTTTGACTATATGTATGATGCTGAAGGCAAGGGCACCTTTGCAAATGAATATGGATTAGAGGGGACGGGACGATATCGACTAGCCGAAGAGGGCACCAAAAATTATGTTGGCGGACCTGCAGAAGTTATCAACCTCTCAGCCGATGCGGCAAAAGACGTTAGCTGGGGTGGACTTGGACCAGGGTATCACGACGAAGACTGGCTACTTATGTTTGGGGTAAGCGACAAACCATCTGAAGAAGTTGGGTATCTTCTCTATCGTGCCGGGCAAGACTATATCGATCATGCGCAAGATATCGATACTATGATTCCTCCATTGGCATTTGATTTGGATGACTCTCGAATTTTGGTTGATGTAGAAACAAATCTTGGAATGTATCTCGATCAGGCAACTGCCGACTTTATCACTGGCAAAGTGGATATCGACGAGGGATGGGACGACTATTTAGAACAGCTAAATAATATCGGTATAAACCAATATATTTCAGTGCATCAGGAGGCGCTCGATTTAAAATTATCTAAATAA